TGATGGAGGCGGGCCGGGCCATCCTGCACTGGTGCGGCGGCGCCGCGCCGCGCATCCGCCGCAAGGCCGACGATTCTCCGGTCACAGAGGCGGACGAGGCCTCGCAGGCCGTGTTGGCCCACGGGCTGGCCCGTCTGCGGCCGGACCTGCCCGTGCTGTCCGAGGAAGGGCGCATTCCCCCGCACGCGGAGCGCGCGGGCTGGCCGCGCTTTCTGCTGGTGGACCCGCTGGACGGCACGCGCGGCTTTCTGAACGGCGAAGGGGATTTTGCGGTGTGCCTGGCCCTGGTGGAACACGGCTCCCCCACGGTGGGCATCCTGCACTTTCCCGCGCTGGGGGTGACCTGGTTCGGCGGGCGTGGCTGCGGCGCGTGGCGACTGGAGCACGACGCCCCGCCGGAACCGGTGCACGCGGCGCGCACGTTTCCGCAACGGGCCACGGTGATGCAGGGGCGGGTGCGCCGCACCCCCCGGCTGGACGCCTTTCTGGCCGCCCATGCGGATATCTGTTCGGCGGCGTTTCCGGGGCGTCCCGGCGCGCCCGCGCCCGTGCCCATGCCGCCCGACACGGCGGCGCAGGACAGG
Above is a window of Nitratidesulfovibrio sp. SRB-5 DNA encoding:
- a CDS encoding 3'(2'),5'-bisphosphate nucleotidase CysQ; translated protein: MSWGRCADPPALADLAGMVDPADQADGSPAATSVARPSAASFPLRDLLPLVMEAGRAILHWCGGAAPRIRRKADDSPVTEADEASQAVLAHGLARLRPDLPVLSEEGRIPPHAERAGWPRFLLVDPLDGTRGFLNGEGDFAVCLALVEHGSPTVGILHFPALGVTWFGGRGCGAWRLEHDAPPEPVHAARTFPQRATVMQGRVRRTPRLDAFLAAHADICSAAFPGRPGAPAPVPMPPDTAAQDRLRAGLFPHRRMQAGGPLKFCLVAEGAAHVFPCMHPTWEWDTAPGQALLEGAGGMVTLLDGTPLAYNKPDLRNECILAVGPAACAPNT